The DNA sequence CACTGTCCGCATACCGTTTAGATTTTTTCGTATACGACGTATTGTTCGCGCTGCCATAGTGCCTAACAGGATGATGATCAGCCCGGCGCTTGCCAGTATACTCCAGAAAACACGCTCATAAATCCGGTCATTTTTTTCCCTGGGCTGATTGCTGATATCTACATTAGTTTCAATTGCTTCTGGTAACCAGCGATAAGGTCTCGTGCTGCTTGTCCCACACCATCACTGCTTTGCAGAGCATTCAATGAAATGCTGTTATCACGAGCACGTGAGGCTTGCAGAAAAATTGGAAATCTATTTTTTAATTCTTGTAGGGTAAGAGAAGCAGCTTGCGTCATGCGCAAATCTTCCTCACTGGAGATATCATTTTTAAGATAATAGCCGTTGAGTGTAAAGAGAGCGCCCAACTGGTTATCAATTTCTTTCTCAACTTCAGCCTGCCGTTGATCGTTTATGGCCGTTTGATGCCGGTACATCCAGATAATAAGTTTGTTACTCCCGTTGACGAGTTCACCGAGATCGATAATAGATGGAATTGCATTGGCCTGAACATACTGAAAACGTGATTGAAAACCTGAAATAACGATGAGGGAGACAACAACTGTTGCAATAAGTGAGGCTGTGAGTAAGGAGCAAATCAGAGTTAACCTCTGAGAGATATTCATATGATATTACACCTGTTTGGAAGTCGAAAGTGAAGTTCTGCTATCGTTGCCAAGAACTGGCGCGCTAGTTATCGGCAAGTATCGCAAATAAATCACCATAAATTTCTATCATTATGAAAGTTAATGATTTTTATTCTTTTATATGATAGAGAAACCCACACGTAAGATATCATGGCGGCAGATTAGCAACGATGAAAAACGTGGACAGGAGCCTGTTCATAGCTAGGAAATTCAATCGCTTCTTTTTATGTCGTCTGACCATGTATAGCAGCATGAACCATTCCTTTAATGACGACGGTTTGCGCGTGTTTATGCGTAAAAATGCCCGTTTTCTCGTATTTATTTCCGGTTTCTCACTCATCAGCCAGTCTTCTTCCGGCATCAGGTGATTCAAGCGCTTGCTCATGGCTATAGTTATTCATCCAGCGCTCCTTTATTTACCGCTGAAGGTATTACGCAGTAGCTGCCACATATGATGAGCCGCCGGAGTAAACCGTCGATCGGAGTTACGCAGCAGATGGCATTGCGCGCTACTGGCTATAGGATGGTCGAGCGGGACTGCAACCAGCGATCCCTGGCGGATGGGATCCGCTGCCGCATAAGCGGTCATAAAGGAAATTCCCAGTCCAGCCTGGCTCATGCCCATCGCGGTAGAAAACTGGTTGCAGCGGTACGCCGGGTGAAACTGTAATCCCTGACTTTTGAACATTGCATTCATAAGGCGCTGCAGGCCAAAGTTCTCGGTGAGCGCGATCAGCGGATAATTCGCCAGCTCTTCAATGCTGATAGTGCTGCGCCCTGCGATCTGGTGTTGTGGTGATACAAGTGCACAAATAGGTCCCCAGCGAAAGCTGTGGCGTTTGAGCTCCGGTGTACCTATTGGACCGAATGCCAGTGCCATATCTGCTTCGCCGCCGACAATATCATTTAGCATCTCCTGCATACTGCTAACGACGATTTCAACGAAAACCTGCGGATAAGATCGGGCGAATTCACGCATCACACCTTCGATAAAGGCAGTAATAAGTCCACCACCAATACGCACTGAAATTGTACCACTGCGCATGTGACGCAGATCTTTCAGCTGGTTTTCCAGTTTTTCCCTCCGTTGACGGCTGGCAAAATAGTCCTCAGCCAGCAAGCGGCCGGCTTCCGTCAGTACCACACTTCTTCCACGCCGCTCCAGTAATGGAAGCTGCAACGCTCGCTCCAGTTGGGCTATCTGGCGACTGATAACTGAAGGGTTAACACCAAGGATATTGGCAGCACGACGAATACCTCCCTGGATACCTACTTCATACAGGTAACCGACCTGTTTGTCCTGAAACATAGGGCGTTTCCTTTATCAACTGTTGCTCTGAAAGCAACAATAATAGCCATTTGGAGGCATTTATCATGCCGTTTTAATCGATATAATCAAAAAATATTCACAATTTTCTGCAGGGAGGCAATGAAAAACGTCGATACCATTGCACCAAAATAGCGCCCTGAAATAGTGAGAAGTTATTTTATTGAGGCGAAATTCGCTGTTAATTAAATAATGCTTTTACTGAATCTAATGTTATTCCCGGTTAATTTTTGGGAAGAATATTGTGTTGCTGAAAATTATAACTATATGTTTTTTTACTCTTTTTTTTATTTTCAGGCACGAATCCTGCTAGTTAAAACACCACGACCACCGAATTTATAGCTAAAGAGAGATGTTATGAGCGAACCTAAGACGCTGGAGAAACCAGCAAATGATGAGGCAAATGAGTGGAAAGTAGGACCGGGTGCATGGATCTCGTTGATCATTGTGCTGCTGGTGTTTTCCGGTTTCTTTTTTAAAGTGGACGGCATGGCATGGCTGGGAACCTTCGACTTCACCACACTAGGCGGCACTTTTGGCACCATGAAGTCACCGGAAACCAACACGTTTATCGGTAGTGGTGGTATCAGCGCCAAAGCGGGTTTCCTGTTTGCATTGTCACTGGTGCCAACGGTGATACTGGCGTTAGGCCTGCTGGAGATCTTCACTCATTACGGTGCTATTCGTGCGGCACACAAGTTATTGACGCCACTGCTGAGACCACTGCTTGGCATCCCTGGTTATACCGGGCTGGCATTAATCACCGATCTCCAAAGCACAGACGCTGGTGCTGCGCTGACTAAAGAACTGTACGATAGCGGAAAAATTACCCGTAAGGATGTGGTGATTATGGGGACATGGCAATATTCGGGGGCTGGATTAATTAATAACTATTTTTCGATTGGTTCTGCAATGTTTGCTTCTTTCACCATTCCGATCATCATTCCGCTGCTATTGATGTTTGTTCTGAAATTCGTGGGTGCTGCCATAGTTCGGCTGACATTAAACACTGCTTATAAGAGAGATTTCGACAATGAATAACACCGCTAAAGTCTCTGGTAACCCGTTTGATATTTTCGTTGTCGGGGCACATAAAGGTTTTTATATCGCAATTAATAACCTGATGCCGAATGTAGTAATGGCTTATGTGATTGCCGAAATGCTCAATTTACTCGGCGTAATGCAGATCATTGGTCATTTGTTTGCACCGGTGATGGGTGTTTTCGGCCTGCCGGGCGAAGCCGTTACAGTGCTATTCACTGCATGGCTTTCATCGTCTGCAGGTACTGGGGTTGCCATCAGCCTGCTAAGTAAAGGTCAGCTTGATATCGGGCAGATCACCATCCTGGCACCCGCCATCTTTTTAATGGGGTCGCAGTTGCAGTATATGGGGCGCTTATTGGGGGTGGCTGATGTACCGAAGAAATACTGGCCGTTGCTGATGGCCGTCAGCATTCTTAACGCGATCATTGCCATGCTGATCATGCGCCTTATTGCCTAAGTAAATAAAAGTAAGGAGTACGATATGTCACTCACATTACAACACTTTAATTACCTGCATCAGATCCCGGAGCTGGGATTTGAAGAGTACAAAACCTCCGCTTATATCGCAGGCGTGCTGGAGGCTGCGGGCTATCAGGTCACGCGTCAGGTGAATAATAGCACCGGCATAATCGCAGTATTGGACAGCGGCAAACCCGGCCCGGTGCTGGCACTGCGTGCAGATATGGATGCACTGGGGCACATTATTGATGGCGAACACATCGCACGTCACACTTGTGGCCACGACGGTCACTCTTCTGTGGTGCCGACTACAGCTCAGGAAGTAATGGCTGAAGGTATAGTGAAAAAAGGCAAGCTGAAGTTTATCTTCCAGCCCGCTGAAGAGTTGGGTACCGGTGCAATAGCGATGACCGAAGGCGGAGTACTCGATGATGTGGATATGCTGCTTGGTTTTCATCTGCGGCCACTGGAAGAGTGTCCGATGGGGAAGGCTGTCCCGGCGATGTACTATTCGGCATCTGCTACCATTGAGGTGATTTTTACTGGCAAAGCGGCACATGCTGCACGCCCGCATCTGGGAATAAATGCGCTGGACGCTGCTGCGCATGCGGTTCAGGCAGTTAACGGCATTCATCTTGCGCCGTCGTTGACCTGGGGTGCGAAGGCAACACGTTTTCTCTGCGATGCAGGGGTAACCAACTCTATTCCTGACAAGGCGTTGGTATGCTGGGATTTACGCGCAGCGGAAAATGAGGCTATGGAGACTCTGAAACCGCAGGTGGTGCGTGCTATCGAAAACAGCGCGGCAGCTTACGGCGTCAGTGTGGAAATTCGCATTCTTAAAGAGATGCCTGCCACAATCATTGATGATAAGGCAACGGAAGTTGTTTCCCGTGCAATCCGCAGCACATTTGGTGACGCCGGATTAACCGAGCCAAAATCAACCCCGGGTAGTGAAGACTTCTTTCACTATCTGCGGTTGCGTCCCGAGATCAAAGGCGGTTTCTGGGGGCTAGGAGCCAACCTGACGCCGGGACTACATCACCCGGAAATGCATTTTGACCGCGAAGCCCTGGCGCTTGGTGTAAAAGTATTTAAAGCCTGTGTGCATGATGTGCTGGGCTGATTAGTACAAAGAGCACCAGTGTGTGCTCTTATTTTTTACAGCTGCAGCGCGGATTATCTCCCGAAGCACTTCTGCTATATTAATAGCAATGTCCGAAAATACATTCTCTACGCTGTCAGTGGCGTTGAGTAGTGGTAACGTTTTCGTTTTATCCTACCAATGAACCAACGATAAAAGGGAAAACCCTTTTTTCTATAGGCTAGTGGATAGTAAAATCACCACAGCATGAGAAAAATTAACTCATCAAAAATTAAAAATAATCACTCTCTAATGTAGACGTTGCTTTTTTTCACTTGCTGTTGATTAGAAGGCGACAGAGTATAAATCAGCCCCCCCTTAAATGAAGGTTCAGAGCGTATTTTTAGCAATGCATTGTCTGGAGTTAAATAATAACATCTAAAATAGGATGCGCCTGATTTATTTTTGTGAAAAAAATCAACGTTCAACTTTGTTTTTCCTGAAGAATCAGGATATGGAAAATAATCAAAAAAACAGACAATTTTATTGTTGCTCACAAAAACAAACTTCAACCCTATATCTATATAATCAGGAAAACTTACTCCTGTTTCTTCCTCTTAGCATGATTGAGCCACTGCGTGAAACATTGGCTAATCCGCCACTTGAAAACTCACGTGAGGAAGATCATTACTGGCGGAACACACTGGCACAACAAGTACAACACTCAGAATTGGATTTAATCGCCAACTTTGCTGATGTCTCTTTGCGCATCTCGCAACTGTTGAAAATGCAACCTGGTGATGTGCTACCGATTGAAAAACCTGAGCGTATTATCGCGCATGTTGATGGCGTCCCGGTACTGACCAGCAAGTATGGTTGTGTCAATGGCCAGTACGCGCTTCAGGTTGAACATTTGATTAACCCGATTTTGAATTCGATGAATGAGGAACAGCCCGATGAGTGATATCAACAAACCGTCCGATGACGAACCTTCAGCGGACGACCTGTGGGCTGAAGCGATGAGCGAGCAAACTTCCAGCAGCACTGAAAGCGAAACCAGCGAAGAGATATTTAAGTCATCCGATAAAAATGATAACGGCAACGCACTGCAGGATAGCGATTTGATGATGGATATTCCTGTCAAGCTTACGGTCGAGCTGGGCCGCACAAAGATGACTATCAAAGAGTTACTCAGACTCACACAGGGTTCAGTTGTGGCACTTGATGTTCTTGCTGGTGAACCACTGGATATCTTAATCAACGGTTACCTGATTGCTCAGGGGGAAGTGGTGGTCATTGCAGATAAGTATGGTGTACGGATCACCGATATTATCACCCCTTCTGAACGCATGCGTCGCCTGAGCCGCTGATGGATCATACCTCTGGCTCAACATAGCCTACCCCCTCTGCTGCGCCTTTCAGCAGCGGAGGATCGCTGGCACAGGTCAGCAGTGTGCTGGCCGTGGTTATTTTGCTGATTCTTGGTTGTGCATGGCTGGCAAAACGTTTGGGATTTACCCCCGGAAGGCGCAATGGTTCTTCAAGTAACCTTGCTATTACAGAGAGTTGCACAGTAGGTCAGCGTGAGCGGGTTGTGATAGTTGAGGTAGACGATGCGCGACTGGTACTCGGCGTCACCGCACAGCAAATTACGCTGTTACATACGTTACCCCCTGCCCCTGCCGTAGTGACGAGCGCCCCTCCCGTTAACGCCAGGGGTGACTTCAATCAGTTGCTGCAAAGGTTAGTGAAGAATAGCGGGAAAAAACATAATGCGACCTGCACGATTAATCATTCTCAGCCTGGTGTTATTAGTAACGCCACTGGCTCATGCCCAGTTGCCCGGTCTGGTATCACAACCGCTGGCGAATGGCGGGCAAAGCTGGTCATTACCTGTTCAGACTCTGGTTTTTCTGACATCACTGACCTTTTTGCCAGCCATTTTACTAATGATGACCAGTTTTACGCGGATTATCATTGTGTTCGGTCTGCTGCGCAACGCACTTGGCACGCCTTCTGCTCCCCCTAATCAGATGTTACTTGGGCTGGCGCTTTTTCTCACCTTTTTTATCATGGGTCCGGTGTTTGATCGTTTTTATCAGGAAGCATACCTGCCGTTCAGTCAGGATAAGATAACTATGGAAGTGGCGATTGATAAAGGTGCTCAACCGTTACGTGAATTTATGTTGCGACAAACGCGTGAAGCCGATCTTGCACTGTTCGCCCGGCTGGCTAATACGCCGCCGATAGCCGGACCTGAAGCGGTGCCGATGCGTATATTATTGCCCGCCTATGTGACCAGCGAATTGAAAACCGCTTTCCAGATAGGGTTCACTGTGTTCATTCCCTTTCTGATTATCGACCTGGTGGTTGCCAGTGTATTGATGGCGCTGGGGATGATGATGGTGCCACCAGCGACCATCTCTTTACCCTTCTAACTGATGCTATTTGTGCTGGTCGACGGGTGGCAGTTATTAGTCGGTTCACCGGCGCAAAGCTTTTATTCATAGACTAACCTCACGGCGCATCACCGTATTTATGATGTGGAGGAGCTAGAATGACACCAGAATCTATTATGGCGATGGGGCACGAGGCGATGATGGTCGCTCTGGCGCTGGCCGCGCCACTGCTACTCGCCGCTTTAGCCAGTGGTTTGATTATCAGTCTGCTGCAGGCCGCCACACAGATCAATGAACAAACGCTCTCCTTTATCCCGAAAATTCTCGCGGTTCTGGCGACGATCGTGATTGCAGGGCCCTGGATGCTCAATCTGGTTCTCGATTACATGCGCACACTGTTTAACAGTCTACCTACGATCATAGGCTGATGATAACCCTCGACAGTAGCCAGTGGGTTCTTTGGGTCAGCCAATTTTTTTGGCCACTGGCGCGCATTATGGCGCTAATAATGACCGCCCCGGTACTCAGCGACAAAGCGATCAGCCGCAGAGTGAAGGTAGGGCTGGGCGTGATGATTACCTGGGTGCTACTACCTGGACTCCCGACGACTGAAGTAACGCTGTTTTCATTAACCGGGTTTTGGCTGTTACTGCAACAAATTCTCATCGGTATCGCTATCGGTTTCACTATGTACTTGCATTTGCTGCAGTACGCACTGCAGGTGAAGTAATTGGTCTGCAAATGGGACTTTCATTCGCGATTTTCTTCGACCCTGGCAGCCGCCTTAACATGCCAGTGCTGGCACGTTTTCTGGATATTCTCGCCGTGCTGCTGTTTCTGTCATTTAACGGCCATCTGTGGTTGATTTCTCTGCTTTCAGACAGTTTTCATACCTTGCCAATTGGCGGTGAGCCTCTGAATAGCAATGCTTTTTTAGCTCTGACAAAAGCCGCAGGGCTTATCTTCCTCAACGGTCTGCGTCTGGCTCTGCCACTGATTACGTTGCTGTTGACCCTTAACCTCGCACTAGGCTTGTTGAACAGAATGTCCCCCCAACTCTCTGTTTTCGCCGTGGGTTTCCCTGTTACGCTGTCATTAAGAATTGTGTTTATGAGCCTGATGATGCCACTACTGGCACCCTTCTGCGAACATCTGTTCAGCGAGGTTTTTGACCTGCTGGCGAAAGTGTTATCAGAAATACCCCGACGCTAAGCTGCCACTCCTTTCGCTGTTAATCAGCAGTTCAGCGGCTCAACAAAAGTACCATCAGGATGACCCATTTCATTGAAAAACCACACGCCTGCCGGATAAGTAGCCAATGAAATTAAAAACATGGTGCCTTCACTGAACTCTTCAATGGCTAAAATACGTCCTTCGCGGCGCGGGCCACCATCTGTTTTCACTGTAACCTGATCGTTGATTTCCATCATACCTCCATCCTGTGATACCCGACAGTTTACCCTATTTTTTCCTGTTGCAAAGTGCGGGCTCACCTCATGCACCCGTTCAACCTTGCAGCACCATACTGCACGATAATCTATACTCAATCACAAAGACCGTTCTGCTAATGAGAGAATAGTGATGGTAATGCTGACCGATTCGCTGCTGATTGTGACTGACCTGGATGGCTCTTTGCTCGACCATCATACCTATCAATGGCAACCAGCAGCGCCCTGGCTGGCACGATTGCGCGCAGCTTCTGTCCCTCTTGTGATTTGCTCAAGTAAAACTGCCAGTGAAATTCGCCCATTACAGCAACAGCTTGGCATTGCCGGCTCCCCTTTTATCAGTGAAAACGGCGCCAGAGTTTACTTTGCCAGTCAGGCTGACTCCACGTCGTTGGCAGCACAAAACAATAGCTACCTGCAACTTTGTCATACCCTGCATCAGTTACGCCAACACCATCACTATCGGTTTACCGGTTTCGCTGATGTCTCTGCGGAAACAGTAGCGCAATGGACGGGCCTTCCTTTGTCGCAGGCGGTGCTTGCTCAACAGCGTGAGGGTTCAGAGAGCTTTATCTGGCAGGACAGCACTGCACAGTGGTCAAAATTCAGCGCTGACTTACAACGCGCCGGCCTGCATGCGATCAAAGGAGGACGTTTCTGGCATGTCATGCCGAGTGGAAAAAATAAAGCAGAAGCATTGAAGCAAATACGTGGTCATTATCCCGCAAAGGCGCTCACCATCGGATTAGGCGATGGCCCTAATGATATTCCCATGCTCGAAAGTACAGACTATGCGATTGTGATTCATAACCCCGGCTCTGCACCTGTCAGGCTCCAGCATCCCAATACATCCGGAGTTTACTATACTCAACATGCAGGCCCCGAGGGATGGTCAGAAGGGCTCGATTACTTTATCGAACTATAGCGATTTTTTGTAACTCACGGTGGAGACCGTGCAAGAGGTGACCGATGAGTGATTTTTATCAAAATGGGGTGATAACTAATTTTCATAATCTGACACAACGTTCAGTGGCCTCTCTGGAGAGTGAGTTAGTGCATTTTTCTGCACGACGTAAAATGGGGTTGATCCTCCCTTCGCTGTTTTCTGAACTGGAGGGGCCCGCCCTGACCCATATCGTCGATGAGCTGGCAAAAGTTCCTTATCTGGAAGAGATTGTCATTGGTCTTGACCGCGCAAACCGCGAGCAATTTCTTTTTGCCCGTCAGTTTTTTTCCCGCCTGCCTCAGCGCCACCGTATTTTGTGGAATGACGGCCCTCGTCTCACCGCCCTCGATGCTATTTTGCAGCAGGAAGGTCTTTCTCCGACACAACCCGGCAAAGGGCGTAATGTGTGGTTTTGTACCGGTTATACGCTCGCTTCAGAACGCTCAACCTGTGTTGCCCTGCATGACTGTGATATTGTTACGTATGACCGTGGCATGCTGGCGCGACTGCTCTACCCGGTTGCCAATCCGGCCTTTCAGTATGAATTTTGCAAAGGTTACTATGCGCGAGTGGCTGATAATAAGCTCAATGGGCGTGTCGGGCGGTTGCTGGTTGGTCCTTTACTGCGTGCGCTGCAGAAAGTCTATGGACACTCTGAATATCTGGATTATCTGACAAGTTTCCGCTATCCACTTTCTGGTGAATTTGCCATGCGCACGCATGTGCTTAACGGAATGAGAATTCCGGGTGACTGGGGCCTTGAAATTGGGGTGCTTTCAGAAATTTATCGCGATTACACCACCCGGCAAACTTGTCAGGTGGAAATCGCTGATCATTACGATCATAAACACCAACCGCTCGCTGAAGCCGACGGCAGTGGGGGTCTGCACAGAATGAGTGGTGATATTGTGCAATCTTTATTGCGTAAACTCGCTACCATGGGGGTGAATCTGACCAGTGACTCATTCCGCGTCCTGAAAGCCACCTATTACCGTTATGCCCTCGACATGATGGAAATCTATCAGCACGATGCCACAATGAATGGACTTTCGTTTGACCAGCACAGTGAAGAAGCAGCAGTAGAGATGTTTACCCAGTCGATCCTTGATGCCGGGCAGGCGTTTATGGAGCGCCCCAATGAAAAACCGTTCATTCCTGGCTGGAGTCGCGTACGATCCGCCTTTCCTGACATTCTTGAACAAATCTATCAGGCAGTCGAAGCAGACAACTGCGGGGAAGTCTGATCCCCTGCTTAAAGACGGGTGGTCAGGAAATAACAGCCACCCGTCTGTAGGTCATATCTTACAGCTTTCGCACTCACCCTCATCTTCTTCACTCGACGGCAAGGTCAATGCTTTTTCACGAGCCCTCTCCTGCGCGTCTTCCAGCTGTGCATCAATATCAAACTCGAAATCGTCATCACTGGTAATACTCATCATCACCTCATCTTATTACGCTGACTTTGTCTGCTTCATTCTGCTGATCCCTTTGACTGCAAAAAGCACCGCAGCCCCGACCAGCACACCCATTAACAGGTTAGCAACTGTGCTGATGATTGTCGTCATCAATACACCATAGTCTGACGTAACAAAATCGATCATGTGATGCAAAAAAGTCAGACCGTGAACAATAATTCCGCCACCGACTAAAAACATAGCAACAGTACCAATTACCGAAAGTGTCTTCATCAGCAGGGGGGCAAAGGCAAGTAATCCGGCCCCGATATAACGCGCCACAGCAACCTGTTTTTCCTGCAACCAATAACCCAAATCATCAAGCTTAACGATCGCTGCAACGATGCCATACACCCCAACCGTTACCAGCAGTGCGATGCCAGATAATACCATCACCTGGTTGATCAATGGTGCTTGTGAAACAACACCCAGCGTGATGGCGACTATTTCAGCAGAAAGGATAAAGTCGGTACGTACCGCTCCTTTTACTTTTTTGTCTTCGAATTCCAGAGCATCCTGTTCAGCAACCTGCAGAATCCTTTTCTCACGGGCTTCCGGACTCTTATCCCCTTTATCCCGATGCAGCGTATGTACCAGTTTTTCAAAACCCTCGTAGCACAGATAAGCACCACCTATCATCAACAATGGGGTGATAAGCCACGGCAGCCAGGCACTGATAAGTAACGCCAGGGGTACCAGGATGACTTTGTTCAGTAGCGAACCTTTTGCCACTTTCCAGACCACCGGCAGCTCGCGATTGACTTTGACCCCGGCGACCTGCTGTGCATTAAGCGAAAGATCATCGCCTAAAACACCAGCGGTTTTTTTTGCCGCCAGCTTCCCCATGACGGAAATATCATCCAGCAGTGTGGCGATATCATCTAATAATGTTAACAAACTACTTCCGGCCAAAATAAGGCTCCTGTTATCTCTGGCAGCAGGGGCATTCCGGCATAACCACCACTGTCATATCGGCGATGCCATCACACTCCCACTCAACACTGACAGCACTCTCAGGCTGCAGTTCGTGGTGAATATATTTATAGACCGCACTCTCTGTCATTCCTTTAATCTGTTCTGTGGCAATCAGTTGCCCTCGTGCATAAATCCTCACTGTCGCACAGGTGCTGATCATGCGATCATCTTGCATCGCATAGAGTCGCTTAACAGTAAGCTTAATACTCGTTGTCATTAGTGCCAACTCAGATTACCTGATACCAGTTTCACATATGTATCACAGACGGCTGTCAGGTGAATAGCATTACCCGTGATAAAAAACATTGTGATAGTTGCAGTCACTCATTTTTTACAGTGAGTACAGCCTCTACCGCGCCCTGATCTCAAAAATTATTCCATGCCCGCGTGTGAGTTATGACGCATGATGCCCACCTTCTGCGCCCTACTGTCGCGGTGAGGAAATAACCACCCCAGTCCCCTTTTGTTACTGTGTTGCAGCTGAACATCCCCTTTCTGTGAAACATCAGATTATCTGCCAAGGTGAGATCTGGCATAGTTACTCAGGACTCAGCACGGATGCCCGTGGTGTCAATACTGGCATTACCTTGTCCGGCGCAGACCCACTCTTCAATTCGCTGCATCAGCACATTGGCTGACAAACGATACCTACCGCGCAACGCACATTCCCATATCACCAATACTCGCCACCCATGACAATTTAAATCGGCGATACTGCGTTTATCTCGTTCGGCGTTGGCTGCTATTTTTTGCTGCCAGAAAAGAGTCCGGGTCGCCGGAAGCCTGAACAAAGAACAATAGTGCTGATGCCAGAAGCAGCCATGGGTGAAAATGATCGCCCGATAGTCGTCGATAACAAAATCTGGTCGCCCGCTGAGATCAGTAACCTGAGAGCGATAATCGAATCCACACTGCTCAAGTACCTGGCTGATGTGACGTTCAATGGCAGTATTTTTATTGCCAATAGCACGCATATTTTTGCTACGTGTCGCTTTGTCATGCACATCAGTCATCTCGTTATCCCTCTTCGCCGTTACCGCGAGAAGATTATCATTGATGTCATCATCAGATAATTGCATTCACTGCGGATGACAAGTGTGGCATTCGTGCTTACACTACTGAATTTACTGTTATAGCAGGGGTAGCATCATGCAGGCGACATCACGAGCAAAACTTGAATTACCGGGTAATGCCGAAAAATTATTATTACACTCATGTTGTGCCCCATGTTCAGGTGAAGTGATGGAAGCTCTTCATGCCTCGGGAATTAACTATACAATTTTTTTTTACAATCCCAATATTCATCCTCAAAAAGAATATCTTCTGCGCAAAG is a window from the Erwinia sp. genome containing:
- a CDS encoding hypothetical protein (ID:JIFNMEKO_01699;~source:Prodigal:2.6) is translated as MITLDSSQWVLWVSQFFWPLARIMALIMTAPVLSDKAISRRVKVGLGVMITWVLLPGLPTTEVTLFSLTGFWLLLQQILIGIAIGFTMYLHLLQYALQVK
- the fliM gene encoding Flagellar motor switch protein FliM (ID:JIFNMEKO_01695;~source:Prodigal:2.6); amino-acid sequence: MRLIYFCEKNQRSTLFFLKNQDMENNQKNRQFYCCSQKQTSTLYLYNQENLLLFLPLSMIEPLRETLANPPLENSREEDHYWRNTLAQQVQHSELDLIANFADVSLRISQLLKMQPGDVLPIEKPERIIAHVDGVPVLTSKYGCVNGQYALQVEHLINPILNSMNEEQPDE
- the yjiG gene encoding Inner membrane protein YjiG (ID:JIFNMEKO_01693;~source:Prodigal:2.6), producing MNNTAKVSGNPFDIFVVGAHKGFYIAINNLMPNVVMAYVIAEMLNLLGVMQIIGHLFAPVMGVFGLPGEAVTVLFTAWLSSSAGTGVAISLLSKGQLDIGQITILAPAIFLMGSQLQYMGRLLGVADVPKKYWPLLMAVSILNAIIAMLIMRLIA
- a CDS encoding hypothetical protein (ID:JIFNMEKO_01692;~source:Prodigal:2.6); this translates as MSEPKTLEKPANDEANEWKVGPGAWISLIIVLLVFSGFFFKVDGMAWLGTFDFTTLGGTFGTMKSPETNTFIGSGGISAKAGFLFALSLVPTVILALGLLEIFTHYGAIRAAHKLLTPLLRPLLGIPGYTGLALITDLQSTDAGAALTKELYDSGKITRKDVVIMGTWQYSGAGLINNYFSIGSAMFASFTIPIIIPLLLMFVLKFVGAAIVRLTLNTAYKRDFDNE
- a CDS encoding hypothetical protein (ID:JIFNMEKO_01690;~source:Prodigal:2.6), which gives rise to MNISQRLTLICSLLTASLIATVVVSLIVISGFQSRFQYVQANAIPSIIDLGELVNGSNKLIIWMYRHQTAINDQRQAEVEKEIDNQLGALFTLNGYYLKNDISSEEDLRMTQAASLTLQELKNRFPIFLQASRARDNSISLNALQSSDGVGQAARDLIAGYQKQLKLM
- the fliN gene encoding Flagellar motor switch protein FliN (ID:JIFNMEKO_01696;~source:Prodigal:2.6); this encodes MSDINKPSDDEPSADDLWAEAMSEQTSSSTESETSEEIFKSSDKNDNGNALQDSDLMMDIPVKLTVELGRTKMTIKELLRLTQGSVVALDVLAGEPLDILINGYLIAQGEVVVIADKYGVRITDIITPSERMRRLSR
- the fliP gene encoding Flagellar biosynthetic protein FliP (ID:JIFNMEKO_01697;~source:Prodigal:2.6), which codes for MRPARLIILSLVLLVTPLAHAQLPGLVSQPLANGGQSWSLPVQTLVFLTSLTFLPAILLMMTSFTRIIIVFGLLRNALGTPSAPPNQMLLGLALFLTFFIMGPVFDRFYQEAYLPFSQDKITMEVAIDKGAQPLREFMLRQTREADLALFARLANTPPIAGPEAVPMRILLPAYVTSELKTAFQIGFTVFIPFLIIDLVVASVLMALGMMMVPPATISLPF
- the yxeP gene encoding putative hydrolase YxeP (ID:JIFNMEKO_01694;~source:Prodigal:2.6), producing the protein MSLTLQHFNYLHQIPELGFEEYKTSAYIAGVLEAAGYQVTRQVNNSTGIIAVLDSGKPGPVLALRADMDALGHIIDGEHIARHTCGHDGHSSVVPTTAQEVMAEGIVKKGKLKFIFQPAEELGTGAIAMTEGGVLDDVDMLLGFHLRPLEECPMGKAVPAMYYSASATIEVIFTGKAAHAARPHLGINALDAAAHAVQAVNGIHLAPSLTWGAKATRFLCDAGVTNSIPDKALVCWDLRAAENEAMETLKPQVVRAIENSAAAYGVSVEIRILKEMPATIIDDKATEVVSRAIRSTFGDAGLTEPKSTPGSEDFFHYLRLRPEIKGGFWGLGANLTPGLHHPEMHFDREALALGVKVFKACVHDVLG
- the cynR gene encoding HTH-type transcriptional regulator CynR (ID:JIFNMEKO_01691;~source:Prodigal:2.6) codes for the protein MFQDKQVGYLYEVGIQGGIRRAANILGVNPSVISRQIAQLERALQLPLLERRGRSVVLTEAGRLLAEDYFASRQRREKLENQLKDLRHMRSGTISVRIGGGLITAFIEGVMREFARSYPQVFVEIVVSSMQEMLNDIVGGEADMALAFGPIGTPELKRHSFRWGPICALVSPQHQIAGRSTISIEELANYPLIALTENFGLQRLMNAMFKSQGLQFHPAYRCNQFSTAMGMSQAGLGISFMTAYAAADPIRQGSLVAVPLDHPIASSAQCHLLRNSDRRFTPAAHHMWQLLRNTFSGK
- a CDS encoding hypothetical protein (ID:JIFNMEKO_01698;~source:Prodigal:2.6) — encoded protein: MTPESIMAMGHEAMMVALALAAPLLLAALASGLIISLLQAATQINEQTLSFIPKILAVLATIVIAGPWMLNLVLDYMRTLFNSLPTIIG